From Temnothorax longispinosus isolate EJ_2023e chromosome 3, Tlon_JGU_v1, whole genome shotgun sequence, one genomic window encodes:
- the Rdgb gene encoding protein retinal degeneration B isoform X5, protein MLIKEYRIPLPLTVEEYRIAQLYMIAKKSRDESKGAGSGVEIIENEPYSNGPGGNGQYTHKIYHVGSHLPGWFKSLLPKSALIAKEEAWNAYPYTKTRYTCPFVEKFSVEIETYYFPDDGHQENVFNLTGSDYRNRIVDLIDIVKDQPYGADYVKEEDPKLYMSEKTGRGPLEDTWLEDYWADVEGKQQPTPSGKSLMCAYKLCRVEFRYWGMQTKLEKFIHDVALRKTMVRAHRQAWAWQDEWTGLTMEDIREIERQTQLALQRKMGLGDSEDELEDENWKAGATGTTTITTTTATSANATMTSEESAVAKTLAATLGSIEKNEEAQSPLSIRKPSDIPIINTAASSEGEISPEDSPIDVDEIKNAAAGEKAKKEWMKSNVHSPSSNKSFDIQIANWRMESIVRESESGSDDEFFDCQAGFIIPVIRKEDFEDSSSLAKWSSLDLLAEGEDTTVRTPSAANEQEDTIFSPSYLQRITNERSSKRLQISTSASIDMSCPASPQHSPTHHPCKITVLIIVVHGGSVLDANVDLTAKKSDITTFRGAFESVMRQHYPSMVGHVSVKFVACPSICTEALGILSSLSPYSFDMSPSCMDAPQVTHDTIPIGAIPLLASSSSEYQDAVSRVVISANQVYHDFIKSDEGKGFSGQICFVGDSVGSILSYDVLCRATQHSRHSSENSILEGSGQQGNDNGEDGKHLTAPSPRRRSSGTSDKLDFEVGDFFTFGSPLASVLAYRKIATSSDRNSFIPKPLVNQMYNLFHPTDPMAARLEPLISARFSLITPVNIARYQKYPLGNGQPYHLLETIQTNPQLIVDGLNVPNLQMSHLRRLSDISLQSTMSGIIDNVPLQAVSALMQRWWGTKRLDYALYCPEGLANFPTNALPHLFHASYWESSDVIAFILRQLGRFDLPLLGNEEKDLTCFRPGQPREKWNKKRTSVKLKNVAANHRANDVIVREGAPQVLVARFMYSPIDMITLTGEKVDIHIMKNAPAGEWTYISTEVTDKNGRIIYKIPDDKALGYGLYPVKMVVRGDHTSVDFFMAVIPPRTECVVFSIDGSFAASRSVSGKDPKVWAGAVDVVRHWQELGYLIIYITARPDMQQQTVVSWLSQHNFPHGLVSFADGLSRDPLAHKAAYLNKLVKEHGMIIHQAYGSEKDINVYTAISLKPSQIFIIGKVSKKHQAMATILYDGYAAHLSTLQVHGGSRPAQGNARMVIPRGQFGLPGQNSSLRRRSNDTAVNSPARNSVYLKRKIYLTHI, encoded by the exons ATGTTGATCAAGGAGTATCGCATACCGTTGCCTCTCACGGTAGAGGAGTATCGAATCGCTCAGCTGTACATGATAGCG AAAAAATCTCGGGACGAGAGCAAGGGTGCCGGTAGCGGCGTGGAGATAATCGAGAACGAGCCGTACAGCAACGGTCCGGGCGGTAACGGGCAGTACACACACAAAATCTATCACGTGGGCAGTCACCTGCCGGGCTGGTTCAAGAGCCTCCTGCCCAAATCGGCGTTGATCGCCAAGGAGGAAGCATGGAACGCCTATCCGTACACCAAGACCCGCTACACGTGCCCGTTCGTGGAGAAGTTCTCCGTCGAGATCGAAACCTATTACTTTCCGGACGACGGTCACCAGGAGAACGTCTTCAATCTCACCGGCAGTGATTACAGGAACAGGATCGTGG ACCTGATCGACATTGTCAAGGATCAGCCGTACGGGGCGGACTATGTGAAGGAGGAGGACCCTAAGCTGTACATGTCGGAGAAGACCGGTAGAGGCCCGCTGGAGGACACGTGGCTGGAGGATTATTGGGCCGATGTGGAA GGAAAGCAACAGCCAACGCCGTCGGGAAAGTCATTAATGTGCGCGTACAAGCTATGCCGAGTAGAGTTCCGTTATTGGGGCATGCAAACGAAATTAGAAAAGTTCATACACGACGTAG CTCTGCGGAAGACGATGGTGCGGGCGCACAGGCAGGCCTGGGCCTGGCAGGATGAGTGGACTGGTCTGACGATGGAAGACATCAGGGAGATTGAGCGGCAGACGCAATTGGCGCTGCAGCGGAAGATGGGCCTGGGTGACTCGGAGGACGAGCTCGAGGACGAGAATTGGAAAGCGGGCGCGACGGGAACGACGACGATCACGACAACAACAGCGACGTCGGCGAACGCGACGATGACGTCGGAGGAATCGGCGGTAGCCAAAACGCTGGCGGCCACCCTGGGCAGCATCGAGAAGAACGAAGAGGCGCAGAGCCCGCTGTCCATCAGGAAGCCGTCCGACATTCCCATCATTAACACGGCGGCCAGTTCCGAGGGCGAGATCAGCCCCGAGGACTCTCCGATCGACGTGGATGAAATCAA AAATGCGGCCGCCGGTGAAAAGGCCAAGAAGGAGTGGATGAAGAGCAACGTGCATTCGCCGAGTTCGAACAAAAGCTTCGACATCCAGATCGCGAATTGGAGGATGGAGAGCATCGTCAGGGAGTCCGAATCCGGCAGCGACGACGAGTTCTTCGATTGCCAGG CTGGGTTCATTATACCTGTTATACGCAAAG AGGACTTTGAAGATAGCTCTTCATTAGCTAAATGGAGTTCTTTGGATCTTCTAGCAGAAGGGGAGGACACGACTGTGCGGACACCATCTGCGGCAAACGAGCAag AGGATACAATATTTTCGCCTTCGTATCTGCAACGTATCACCAATGAACGAAGTAGCAAGAGATTGCAGATCAGCACATCGGCCAGCATCGACATGTCGTGTCCAGCGTCCCCTCAACATTCTCCCACGCATCACCCATGCAAAATTactgttttaattattgtgGTGCATGGTGGTAGTGTTTTAG ACGCAAATGTCGATTTAACGGCAAAAAAATCAGACATTACGACATTCCGGGGAGCTTTTGAATCCGTCATGAGACAGCATTATCCTAGCATGGTCGGTCACGTATCCGTTAAATTTGTCGCCTGTCCTTCCATCTGCACCGAAGCCTTGGGAATTTTGTCGAG CCTGAGCCCATACAGCTTCGACATGTCGCCTTCGTGCATGGACGCTCCGCAAGTAACGCACGACACTATCCCGATCGGCGCGATTCCACTGCTAGCGAGTTCGAGTTCCGAATATCAAGACGCAGTGTCGCGGGTGGTGATAAGTGCCAACCAAGTGTACCATGACTTTATCAAGAGTGATGAGGGTAAAGGTTTCAGCGGGCAGATCTGCTTTGTGGGTGACTCGGTGGGGTCGATCCTGTCCTATGACGTCCTGTGCAGGGCGACACAGCACTCGAGACACAGTAGCGAGAACAGCATTCTGGAAGGTAGCGGTCAGCAGGGCAATGATAACGGCGAAGACGGCAAGCATTTGACCGCTCCATCTCCTAGGAGAAGGTCTTCCGGCACGAG TGACAAGCTGGATTTTGAAGTGGGTGACTTTTTTACGTTCGGTAGTCCGCTTGCATCAGTCCTCGCTTACAGAAAGATTGCCACGTCTAGCGACAGGAATAGTTTTATACCCAAGCCGTTAGTCAACCAAATGTACAATCTGTTTCATCCTACGGATCCCATGGCCGCGAGATTGGAACCCTTGATCTCAGCAAGGTTTTCACTGATCACGCCGGTCAACATTGCCCGATATCAAAAGTATCCACTTGGCAATGGCCAGCCTTATCACCTGC TGGAGACTATCCAGACCAACCCGCAACTGATTGTTGACGGATTGAATGTTCCCAATCTTCAAATGTCGCATTTAAGAAGATTATCCGATATATCACTTCAAAGTACAATGTCAGGCATTATCGACAATGTTCCTTTACAGGCAGTATCTGCCC TGATGCAAAGGTGGTGGGGCACCAAAAGACTAGATTATGCGCTCTATTGTCCAGAGGGTCTCGCTAATTTTCCTACAAACGCCTTGCCGCATCTCTTCCACGCTAGTTATTGGGAGTCTTCGGACGTGATCGCGTTCATTTTGAGGCAATTAGGCAGATTCGATTTGCCATTGCTCGGCAACGAGGAAAAAGATCTCACTTGTTTCCGTCCAGGTCAACCCAGAGAAAAATGGAATAAAAAGCGTACCTCCGTTAAACTTAAg AATGTTGCTGCCAATCACAGAGCGAATGATGTCATCGTGAGGGAAGGTGCACCACAAGTATTAGTCGCTAGGTTTATGTACAGTCCTATTGATATGATAACTTTAAcag GTGAGAAAGTTGATATCCATATTATGAAAAACGCACCGGCAGGCGAGTGGACATACATCTCTACTGAGGTAACTGACAAAAATGgtagaataatttacaaaataccaGATGACAAAGCGCTAGGTTACGGACTTTATCCAGTAAAGATGGTTGTaag GGGAGATCATACATCTGTAGATTTTTTCATGGCTGTGATACCGCCGAGAACTGAGTGCGTGGTTTTTAGCATAGATGGTTCTTTTGCCGCTAGTAGGTCGGTGAGTGGTAAAGATCCGAAAGTCTGGGCTGGTGCCGTCGACGTTGTGag gCATTGGCAGGAACTGGGTTACCTCATCATTTATATTACTGCGAGACCCGATATGCAACAGCAGACAGTAGTTTCCTGGCTGTCGCAGCATAATTTTCCTCACGGTCTTGTCTCATTTGCCGACGGCCTGTCCAGAGATCCGCTCGCCCACAAAGCCGCCTACTTGAATAAGCTTGTGAAG GAGCACGGTATGATAATACATCAGGCGTACGGCAGCGAGAAAGACATTAACGTATATACGGCGATAAGCCTGAAACCGAGCCAGATCTTCATCATCGGCAAAGTATCCAAGAAGCATCAAGCTATGGCGACAATACTGTACGACGGGTATGCCGCTCATTTGAGCACGCTGCAGGTGCACGGGGGTTCGCGGCCTGCTCAGGGCAACGCGCGCATGGTGATCCCCAGGGGTCAGTTCGGCTTACCAGGACAGAATAGTTCCCTGCGTCGACGAAG TAACGACACAGCGGTGAACTCCCCGGCGCGCAACAGCGTCTACTTAAAGCGGAAAATCTACCTTACTCACATCTAA
- the Rdgb gene encoding protein retinal degeneration B isoform X8 — translation MLIKEYRIPLPLTVEEYRIAQLYMIAKKSRDESKGAGSGVEIIENEPYSNGPGGNGQYTHKIYHVGSHLPGWFKSLLPKSALIAKEEAWNAYPYTKTRYTCPFVEKFSVEIETYYFPDDGHQENVFNLTGSDYRNRIVDLIDIVKDQPYGADYVKEEDPKLYMSEKTGRGPLEDTWLEDYWADVEGKQQPTPSGKSLMCAYKLCRVEFRYWGMQTKLEKFIHDVALRKTMVRAHRQAWAWQDEWTGLTMEDIREIERQTQLALQRKMGLGDSEDELEDENWKAGATGTTTITTTTATSANATMTSEESAVAKTLAATLGSIEKNEEAQSPLSIRKPSDIPIINTAASSEGEISPEDSPIDVDEIKNAAAGEKAKKEWMKSNVHSPSSNKSFDIQIANWRMESIVRESESGSDDEFFDCQAGFIIPVIRKEDFEDSSSLAKWSSLDLLAEGEDTTVRTPSAANEQEDTIFSPSYLQRITNERSSKRLQISTSASIDMSCPASPQHSPTHHPCKITVLIIVVHGGSVLDANVDLTAKKSDITTFRGAFESVMRQHYPSMVGHVSVKFVACPSICTEALGILSSLSPYSFDMSPSCMDAPQVTHDTIPIGAIPLLASSSSEYQDAVSRVVISANQVYHDFIKSDEGKGFSGQICFVGDSVGSILSYDVLCRATQHSRHSSENSILEGSGQQGNDNGEDGKHLTAPSPRRRSSGTSDKLDFEVGDFFTFGSPLASVLAYRKIATSSDRNSFIPKPLVNQMYNLFHPTDPMAARLEPLISARFSLITPVNIARYQKYPLGNGQPYHLLETIQTNPQLIVDGLNVPNLQMSHLRRLSDISLQSTMSGIIDNVPLQAVSALMQRWWGTKRLDYALYCPEGLANFPTNALPHLFHASYWESSDVIAFILRQLGRFDLPLLGNEEKDLTCFRPGQPREKWNKKRTSVKLKNVAANHRANDVIVREGAPQVLVARFMYSPIDMITLTGEKVDIHIMKNAPAGEWTYISTEVTDKNGRIIYKIPDDKALGYGLYPVKMVVRGDHTSVDFFMAVIPPRTECVVFSIDGSFAASRSVSGKDPKVWAGAVDVVRHWQELGYLIIYITARPDMQQQTVVSWLSQHNFPHGLVSFADGLSRDPLAHKAAYLNKLVKEHGMIIHQAYGSEKDINVYTAISLKPSQIFIIGKVSKKHQAMATILYDGYAAHLSTLQVHGGSRPAQGNARMVIPRGQFGLPGQNSSLRRRRQERVEKGHPVRRSRAGLP, via the exons ATGTTGATCAAGGAGTATCGCATACCGTTGCCTCTCACGGTAGAGGAGTATCGAATCGCTCAGCTGTACATGATAGCG AAAAAATCTCGGGACGAGAGCAAGGGTGCCGGTAGCGGCGTGGAGATAATCGAGAACGAGCCGTACAGCAACGGTCCGGGCGGTAACGGGCAGTACACACACAAAATCTATCACGTGGGCAGTCACCTGCCGGGCTGGTTCAAGAGCCTCCTGCCCAAATCGGCGTTGATCGCCAAGGAGGAAGCATGGAACGCCTATCCGTACACCAAGACCCGCTACACGTGCCCGTTCGTGGAGAAGTTCTCCGTCGAGATCGAAACCTATTACTTTCCGGACGACGGTCACCAGGAGAACGTCTTCAATCTCACCGGCAGTGATTACAGGAACAGGATCGTGG ACCTGATCGACATTGTCAAGGATCAGCCGTACGGGGCGGACTATGTGAAGGAGGAGGACCCTAAGCTGTACATGTCGGAGAAGACCGGTAGAGGCCCGCTGGAGGACACGTGGCTGGAGGATTATTGGGCCGATGTGGAA GGAAAGCAACAGCCAACGCCGTCGGGAAAGTCATTAATGTGCGCGTACAAGCTATGCCGAGTAGAGTTCCGTTATTGGGGCATGCAAACGAAATTAGAAAAGTTCATACACGACGTAG CTCTGCGGAAGACGATGGTGCGGGCGCACAGGCAGGCCTGGGCCTGGCAGGATGAGTGGACTGGTCTGACGATGGAAGACATCAGGGAGATTGAGCGGCAGACGCAATTGGCGCTGCAGCGGAAGATGGGCCTGGGTGACTCGGAGGACGAGCTCGAGGACGAGAATTGGAAAGCGGGCGCGACGGGAACGACGACGATCACGACAACAACAGCGACGTCGGCGAACGCGACGATGACGTCGGAGGAATCGGCGGTAGCCAAAACGCTGGCGGCCACCCTGGGCAGCATCGAGAAGAACGAAGAGGCGCAGAGCCCGCTGTCCATCAGGAAGCCGTCCGACATTCCCATCATTAACACGGCGGCCAGTTCCGAGGGCGAGATCAGCCCCGAGGACTCTCCGATCGACGTGGATGAAATCAA AAATGCGGCCGCCGGTGAAAAGGCCAAGAAGGAGTGGATGAAGAGCAACGTGCATTCGCCGAGTTCGAACAAAAGCTTCGACATCCAGATCGCGAATTGGAGGATGGAGAGCATCGTCAGGGAGTCCGAATCCGGCAGCGACGACGAGTTCTTCGATTGCCAGG CTGGGTTCATTATACCTGTTATACGCAAAG AGGACTTTGAAGATAGCTCTTCATTAGCTAAATGGAGTTCTTTGGATCTTCTAGCAGAAGGGGAGGACACGACTGTGCGGACACCATCTGCGGCAAACGAGCAag AGGATACAATATTTTCGCCTTCGTATCTGCAACGTATCACCAATGAACGAAGTAGCAAGAGATTGCAGATCAGCACATCGGCCAGCATCGACATGTCGTGTCCAGCGTCCCCTCAACATTCTCCCACGCATCACCCATGCAAAATTactgttttaattattgtgGTGCATGGTGGTAGTGTTTTAG ACGCAAATGTCGATTTAACGGCAAAAAAATCAGACATTACGACATTCCGGGGAGCTTTTGAATCCGTCATGAGACAGCATTATCCTAGCATGGTCGGTCACGTATCCGTTAAATTTGTCGCCTGTCCTTCCATCTGCACCGAAGCCTTGGGAATTTTGTCGAG CCTGAGCCCATACAGCTTCGACATGTCGCCTTCGTGCATGGACGCTCCGCAAGTAACGCACGACACTATCCCGATCGGCGCGATTCCACTGCTAGCGAGTTCGAGTTCCGAATATCAAGACGCAGTGTCGCGGGTGGTGATAAGTGCCAACCAAGTGTACCATGACTTTATCAAGAGTGATGAGGGTAAAGGTTTCAGCGGGCAGATCTGCTTTGTGGGTGACTCGGTGGGGTCGATCCTGTCCTATGACGTCCTGTGCAGGGCGACACAGCACTCGAGACACAGTAGCGAGAACAGCATTCTGGAAGGTAGCGGTCAGCAGGGCAATGATAACGGCGAAGACGGCAAGCATTTGACCGCTCCATCTCCTAGGAGAAGGTCTTCCGGCACGAG TGACAAGCTGGATTTTGAAGTGGGTGACTTTTTTACGTTCGGTAGTCCGCTTGCATCAGTCCTCGCTTACAGAAAGATTGCCACGTCTAGCGACAGGAATAGTTTTATACCCAAGCCGTTAGTCAACCAAATGTACAATCTGTTTCATCCTACGGATCCCATGGCCGCGAGATTGGAACCCTTGATCTCAGCAAGGTTTTCACTGATCACGCCGGTCAACATTGCCCGATATCAAAAGTATCCACTTGGCAATGGCCAGCCTTATCACCTGC TGGAGACTATCCAGACCAACCCGCAACTGATTGTTGACGGATTGAATGTTCCCAATCTTCAAATGTCGCATTTAAGAAGATTATCCGATATATCACTTCAAAGTACAATGTCAGGCATTATCGACAATGTTCCTTTACAGGCAGTATCTGCCC TGATGCAAAGGTGGTGGGGCACCAAAAGACTAGATTATGCGCTCTATTGTCCAGAGGGTCTCGCTAATTTTCCTACAAACGCCTTGCCGCATCTCTTCCACGCTAGTTATTGGGAGTCTTCGGACGTGATCGCGTTCATTTTGAGGCAATTAGGCAGATTCGATTTGCCATTGCTCGGCAACGAGGAAAAAGATCTCACTTGTTTCCGTCCAGGTCAACCCAGAGAAAAATGGAATAAAAAGCGTACCTCCGTTAAACTTAAg AATGTTGCTGCCAATCACAGAGCGAATGATGTCATCGTGAGGGAAGGTGCACCACAAGTATTAGTCGCTAGGTTTATGTACAGTCCTATTGATATGATAACTTTAAcag GTGAGAAAGTTGATATCCATATTATGAAAAACGCACCGGCAGGCGAGTGGACATACATCTCTACTGAGGTAACTGACAAAAATGgtagaataatttacaaaataccaGATGACAAAGCGCTAGGTTACGGACTTTATCCAGTAAAGATGGTTGTaag GGGAGATCATACATCTGTAGATTTTTTCATGGCTGTGATACCGCCGAGAACTGAGTGCGTGGTTTTTAGCATAGATGGTTCTTTTGCCGCTAGTAGGTCGGTGAGTGGTAAAGATCCGAAAGTCTGGGCTGGTGCCGTCGACGTTGTGag gCATTGGCAGGAACTGGGTTACCTCATCATTTATATTACTGCGAGACCCGATATGCAACAGCAGACAGTAGTTTCCTGGCTGTCGCAGCATAATTTTCCTCACGGTCTTGTCTCATTTGCCGACGGCCTGTCCAGAGATCCGCTCGCCCACAAAGCCGCCTACTTGAATAAGCTTGTGAAG GAGCACGGTATGATAATACATCAGGCGTACGGCAGCGAGAAAGACATTAACGTATATACGGCGATAAGCCTGAAACCGAGCCAGATCTTCATCATCGGCAAAGTATCCAAGAAGCATCAAGCTATGGCGACAATACTGTACGACGGGTATGCCGCTCATTTGAGCACGCTGCAGGTGCACGGGGGTTCGCGGCCTGCTCAGGGCAACGCGCGCATGGTGATCCCCAGGGGTCAGTTCGGCTTACCAGGACAGAATAGTTCCCTGCGTCGACGAAG GCAAGAAAGGGTTGAGAAAGGACACCCTGTGCGGCGTTCGCGCGCGGGATTGCCATAG